The proteins below come from a single Miscanthus floridulus cultivar M001 chromosome 1, ASM1932011v1, whole genome shotgun sequence genomic window:
- the LOC136506973 gene encoding protein argonaute 1B-like isoform X2 — MVRKKRTGPGESSGEASGAPGQGSSQRPQATQQGARGGGQHQGRGGYQGRGAPPSQQPGGGPPQYQPRDYQGRGGYQGRGGPPSQLPAGGPPESQPRGYQERSGYQGRGGPPSQHPGAGPPPRSQPHDYHGRGGPRPRGGMPQPYRGGHVGGSVGPSVPSGPSRPVPELHQASDVQHQAPVVATPSPPGAGSSSQPRKAEVSTGQVQQQLQQLAIHDQSSASQTGQVAPASSKAVRFPLRPGKGTHGSRCIVKANHFFAELPNKDLHQYDVSIMPEVTSRGVNRAVMGELVNLYRHSHLDGRLPAYDGRKSLYTAGALPFTSKTFEITLQDEEDSLGGGQRRQRVFRVVIKFAARADLHHLAMFLAGRQPDAPQEALHVLDIVLRELPTARYCPVGRSFYSPNLGRRQQLGDGLETWRGFYQSMRPTQMGLSLNIDMSSSAFFEPLPVIEFVAQLLNRDISVRPLSDSDRVKIKKALRGVKVEVTHRGNMRRKYRISGLTSQATRELSFPIDDRGTVKTVVQYFLETYGFSIQHTTLPCLQVGNQQRPNYLPMETVHHNAYSEDPYAQEFGIRIDERLASVEARVLPPPKLKYHDSGRERDVWPRVGQWNMMNKKMVNGGRVSSWACINFSRNVQDGAARSFCHELALMCQVSGMDFALEPVLPPHYARPEHVERALKGCYQDAMNILKPQGRELDLLIVILPDNNGSLYGDLKRICETDLGLVSQCCLTKHVFKANKQQYLANVALKINVKVGGRNTVLVDALTRRIPLVSDVPTIIFGADVTHPHPGEDSSPSIAAVVASQDWPEVTKYAGLVSAQAHRQELIQDLYKVYQDPQRGSVPGGMVRELLISFWRATGQKPKRIIFYRDGVSEGQFYQVLLYELDAIRRACASLESDYQPPVTFVVVQKRHHTRLFANNRNDPRAVDKSGNILPGTVVDSKICHPTEFDFYLCSHAGIQGTSRPAHYHVLWDENKFTADGLQTLTNNLCYTYARCTRSVSIVPPAYYAHLAAFRARFYMEPDTTDSGSMASGATPSRGPPPEARNTRAGVGNVAVRPLPALMENVKRVMFYC; from the exons ATGGTGAGGAAGAAAAGAACTGGCCCTGGAGAGAGTTCTGGGGAGGCTTCTGGAGCGCCTGGGCAGGGCTCCTCACAGCGTCCTCAGGCAACTCAACAGGGTGCCCGTGGTGGAGGGCAACACCAGGGCCGCGGTGGATATCAGGGCCGTGGAGCGCCGCCTTCACAGCAACCAGGCGGTGGGCCACCTCAGTATCAACCGCGTGACTACCAGGGACGTGGTGGATATCAGGGACGTGGCGGTCCACCTTCACAGCTTCCTGCTGGCGGGCCACCTGAGTCTCAACCGCGTGGCTATCAGGAACGTAGTGGATACCAGGGCCGTGGCGGCCCACCTTCACAGCATCCTGGTGCTGGGCCACCACCTAGGTCTCAACCGCATGACTACCATGGACGTGGTGGTCCGCGTCCCAGAGGGGGAATGCCGCAGCCATACCGTGGCGGGCATGTGGGAGGTAGTGTTGGACCAAGTGTTCCTTCAGGTCCATCTAGACCAGTTCCCGAGCTGCACCAAGCCTCAGATGTCCAACATCAAGCCCCTGTGGTGGCAACACCATCACCACCGGGAGCTGGCTCGTCCTCGCAGCCTAGGAAGGCCGAGGTGAGCACTGGACAAGTCCAGCAACAGCTTCAGCAACTTGCGATTCATGACCAAAGTTCAGCCAGCCAAACTGGTCAGGTGGCACCAGCGTCAAGCAAAGCGGTTAGATTCCCATTGCGCCCTGGCAAGGGTACGCATGGGTCCAGGTGCATCGTGAAGGCAAATCATTTCTTTGCTGAGCTGCCTAATAAAGACCTTCACCAATACGAT GTATCAATAATGCCCGAGGTTACTTCACGCGGTGTCAATCGTGCTGTCATGGGAGAGCTTGTAAACCTTTATAGACACTCCCATTTGGATGGGCGTCTGCCTGCATACGATGGTAGGAAGAGTCTTTATACAGCTGGAGCATTGCCATTTACTTCGAAGACATTCGAAATTACTCTGCAAGATGAGGAAGACAGTCTTGGTGGAGGCCAAAG GCGCCAGAGGGTATTTCGGGTGGTGATCAAATTTGCTGCTCGCGCTGATCTCCACCATCTGGCTATGTTTCTAGCTGGGAGGCAACCAGATGCTCCTCAAGAAGCTCTTCATGTACTTGACATTGTGCTACGTGAATTGCCTACTGCCAG GTATTGTCCTGTTGGTAGATCATTTTATTCTCCCAACTTAGGGAGACGTCAGCAACTTGGTGATGGTTTGGAAACTTGGCGTGGTTTCTACCAAAGCATGAGGCCCACACAGATGGGTCTTTCTCTGAATATTG ATATGTCCTCTTCTGCATTTTTTGAGCCCCTCcctgtgattgaatttgttgctCAGCTTCTTAACAGAGATATCTCAGTTAGACCATTGTCTGATTCTGATCGTGTGAAG ATTAAAAAAGCCCTACGAGGTGTGAAAGTCGAGGTCACACACCGTGGAAACATGCGTAGGAAATATCGGATATCTGGCCTCACTTCACAAGCAACAAGGGAGTTATC ATTCCCTATTGATGATCGTGGTACTGTTAAGACTGTGGTGCAATACTTCCTGGAGACTTATGGCTTCAGTATTCAGCACACCACTTTACCTTGCTTGCAAGTGGGCAATCAGCAAAGACCAAATTATCTGCCTATGGAG ACTGTTCATCACAATGCCTACTCTGAGGATCCTTATGCCCAGGAATTTGGTATAAGGATTGATGAGCGTCTTGCGTCCGTTGAAGCTCGTGTTCTGCCTCCCCCAAAG CTGAAATACCATGATAGTGGCAGAGAGAGGGATGTATGGCCAAGAGTTGGCCAGTGGAATATGATGAATAAG AAAATGGTCAATGGTGGTAGAGTTAGCAGCTGGGCATGCATTAACTTCTCACGAAATGTGCAAGATGGTGCTGCCAGGAGTTTCTGTCATGAACTGGCTTTGATGTGCCAAGTATCAGGAATG GATTTTGCACTTGAACCTGTGCTGCCCCCTCACTATGCGAGGCCTGAACATGTTGAAAGAGCATTAAAGGGATGCTATCAAGATGCCATGAACATACTCAAGCCTCAGGGCCGAGAACTTGACTTGCTGATTGTAATACTGCCTGACAATAATGGTTCTCTTTACG GGGATCTCAAAAGGATCTGTGAGACTGATCTTGGATTGGTCTCCCAATGCTGTCTGACTAAACATGTTTTCAAGGCGAACAAGCAGCAGTATCTTGCAAATGTTGCCCTGAAAATAAATGTGAAG GTTGGGGGAAGGAATACAGTACTTGTTGATGCTTTGACAAGGAGAATCCCTCTTGTCAGTGACGTACCAACTATTATCTTTGGTGCTGATGTGACCCATCCCCATCCTGGGGAAGATTCTAGTCCTTCCATTGCAGCT GTTGTTGCTTCTCAGGACTGGCCTGAGGTTACCAAGTATGCAGGATTAGTGAGTGCTCAAGCCCATCGCCAAGAATTGATACAGGATCTTTACAAAGTATATCAAGATCCCCAAAGGGGATCTGTCCCTGGTGGCATGGTCAG GGAACTTCTCATTTCTTTCTGGCGGGCAACTGGACAGAAACCAAAGAGGATCATATTCTACAG GGATGGTGTTAGTGAGGGACAGTTCTACCAAGTTCTGTTGTATGAACTTGATGCCATTAGAAGG GCCTGTGCATCATTGGAGTCGGATTACCAGCCTCCAGTTACTTTTGTTGTGGTCCAGAAGCGTCATCACACTAGGTTGTTTGCTAATAATCGCAATGACCCACGTGCTGTTGATAAAAGTGGAAACATACTGCCTG GTACTGTGGTGGACTCAAAGATCTGCCATCCAACTGAATTTGATTTCTACCTCTGTAGCCATGCTGGCATTCAG GGAACAAGCCGCCCTGCCCATTATCATGTTCTGTGGGATGAAAACAAATTTACCGCTGATGGGTTGCAAACTCTCACCAACAACCTGTGTTACAC GTATGCTAGGTGCACTCGCTCAGTATCAATCG TACCTCCTGCGTACTATGCTCACCTGGCAGCCTTCCGAGCTCGCTTCTACATGGAGCCGGATACCACTGACAGTGGGTCTATGGCGAGCGGTGCTACGCCAAGCCGTGGCCCTCCACCAGAGGCACGCAACACCAGGGCTGGTGTTGGGAATGTTGCTGTGAGGCCATTACCTGCCCTCATGGAAAACGTGAAGCGCGTCATGTTCTACTGCTAA
- the LOC136506973 gene encoding protein argonaute 1B-like isoform X1: MVRKKRTGPGESSGEASGAPGQGSSQRPQATQQGARGGGQHQGRGGYQGRGAPPSQQPGGGPPQYQPRDYQGRGGYQGRGGPPSQLPAGGPPESQPRGYQERSGYQGRGGPPSQHPGAGPPPRSQPHDYHGRGGPRPRGGMPQPYRGGHVGGSVGPSVPSGPSRPVPELHQASDVQHQAPVVATPSPPGAGSSSQPRKAEVSTGQVQQQLQQLAIHDQSSASQTGQVAPASSKAVRFPLRPGKGTHGSRCIVKANHFFAELPNKDLHQYDVSIMPEVTSRGVNRAVMGELVNLYRHSHLDGRLPAYDGRKSLYTAGALPFTSKTFEITLQDEEDSLGGGQRRQRVFRVVIKFAARADLHHLAMFLAGRQPDAPQEALHVLDIVLRELPTARYCPVGRSFYSPNLGRRQQLGDGLETWRGFYQSMRPTQMGLSLNIDMSSSAFFEPLPVIEFVAQLLNRDISVRPLSDSDRVKIKKALRGVKVEVTHRGNMRRKYRISGLTSQATRELSFPIDDRGTVKTVVQYFLETYGFSIQHTTLPCLQVGNQQRPNYLPMEVCKIVEGQRYSKRLNEKQITALLKVTCQRPHEREKDILQTVHHNAYSEDPYAQEFGIRIDERLASVEARVLPPPKLKYHDSGRERDVWPRVGQWNMMNKKMVNGGRVSSWACINFSRNVQDGAARSFCHELALMCQVSGMDFALEPVLPPHYARPEHVERALKGCYQDAMNILKPQGRELDLLIVILPDNNGSLYGDLKRICETDLGLVSQCCLTKHVFKANKQQYLANVALKINVKVGGRNTVLVDALTRRIPLVSDVPTIIFGADVTHPHPGEDSSPSIAAVVASQDWPEVTKYAGLVSAQAHRQELIQDLYKVYQDPQRGSVPGGMVRELLISFWRATGQKPKRIIFYRDGVSEGQFYQVLLYELDAIRRACASLESDYQPPVTFVVVQKRHHTRLFANNRNDPRAVDKSGNILPGTVVDSKICHPTEFDFYLCSHAGIQGTSRPAHYHVLWDENKFTADGLQTLTNNLCYTYARCTRSVSIVPPAYYAHLAAFRARFYMEPDTTDSGSMASGATPSRGPPPEARNTRAGVGNVAVRPLPALMENVKRVMFYC; encoded by the exons ATGGTGAGGAAGAAAAGAACTGGCCCTGGAGAGAGTTCTGGGGAGGCTTCTGGAGCGCCTGGGCAGGGCTCCTCACAGCGTCCTCAGGCAACTCAACAGGGTGCCCGTGGTGGAGGGCAACACCAGGGCCGCGGTGGATATCAGGGCCGTGGAGCGCCGCCTTCACAGCAACCAGGCGGTGGGCCACCTCAGTATCAACCGCGTGACTACCAGGGACGTGGTGGATATCAGGGACGTGGCGGTCCACCTTCACAGCTTCCTGCTGGCGGGCCACCTGAGTCTCAACCGCGTGGCTATCAGGAACGTAGTGGATACCAGGGCCGTGGCGGCCCACCTTCACAGCATCCTGGTGCTGGGCCACCACCTAGGTCTCAACCGCATGACTACCATGGACGTGGTGGTCCGCGTCCCAGAGGGGGAATGCCGCAGCCATACCGTGGCGGGCATGTGGGAGGTAGTGTTGGACCAAGTGTTCCTTCAGGTCCATCTAGACCAGTTCCCGAGCTGCACCAAGCCTCAGATGTCCAACATCAAGCCCCTGTGGTGGCAACACCATCACCACCGGGAGCTGGCTCGTCCTCGCAGCCTAGGAAGGCCGAGGTGAGCACTGGACAAGTCCAGCAACAGCTTCAGCAACTTGCGATTCATGACCAAAGTTCAGCCAGCCAAACTGGTCAGGTGGCACCAGCGTCAAGCAAAGCGGTTAGATTCCCATTGCGCCCTGGCAAGGGTACGCATGGGTCCAGGTGCATCGTGAAGGCAAATCATTTCTTTGCTGAGCTGCCTAATAAAGACCTTCACCAATACGAT GTATCAATAATGCCCGAGGTTACTTCACGCGGTGTCAATCGTGCTGTCATGGGAGAGCTTGTAAACCTTTATAGACACTCCCATTTGGATGGGCGTCTGCCTGCATACGATGGTAGGAAGAGTCTTTATACAGCTGGAGCATTGCCATTTACTTCGAAGACATTCGAAATTACTCTGCAAGATGAGGAAGACAGTCTTGGTGGAGGCCAAAG GCGCCAGAGGGTATTTCGGGTGGTGATCAAATTTGCTGCTCGCGCTGATCTCCACCATCTGGCTATGTTTCTAGCTGGGAGGCAACCAGATGCTCCTCAAGAAGCTCTTCATGTACTTGACATTGTGCTACGTGAATTGCCTACTGCCAG GTATTGTCCTGTTGGTAGATCATTTTATTCTCCCAACTTAGGGAGACGTCAGCAACTTGGTGATGGTTTGGAAACTTGGCGTGGTTTCTACCAAAGCATGAGGCCCACACAGATGGGTCTTTCTCTGAATATTG ATATGTCCTCTTCTGCATTTTTTGAGCCCCTCcctgtgattgaatttgttgctCAGCTTCTTAACAGAGATATCTCAGTTAGACCATTGTCTGATTCTGATCGTGTGAAG ATTAAAAAAGCCCTACGAGGTGTGAAAGTCGAGGTCACACACCGTGGAAACATGCGTAGGAAATATCGGATATCTGGCCTCACTTCACAAGCAACAAGGGAGTTATC ATTCCCTATTGATGATCGTGGTACTGTTAAGACTGTGGTGCAATACTTCCTGGAGACTTATGGCTTCAGTATTCAGCACACCACTTTACCTTGCTTGCAAGTGGGCAATCAGCAAAGACCAAATTATCTGCCTATGGAG GTCTGTAAGATAGTTGAGGGACAGCGTTACTCAAAACGGCTTAATGAGAAACAGATCACTGCTCTACTGAAGGTGACTTGCCAGCGTCCCCATGAGCGTGAGAAAGACATCTTGCAG ACTGTTCATCACAATGCCTACTCTGAGGATCCTTATGCCCAGGAATTTGGTATAAGGATTGATGAGCGTCTTGCGTCCGTTGAAGCTCGTGTTCTGCCTCCCCCAAAG CTGAAATACCATGATAGTGGCAGAGAGAGGGATGTATGGCCAAGAGTTGGCCAGTGGAATATGATGAATAAG AAAATGGTCAATGGTGGTAGAGTTAGCAGCTGGGCATGCATTAACTTCTCACGAAATGTGCAAGATGGTGCTGCCAGGAGTTTCTGTCATGAACTGGCTTTGATGTGCCAAGTATCAGGAATG GATTTTGCACTTGAACCTGTGCTGCCCCCTCACTATGCGAGGCCTGAACATGTTGAAAGAGCATTAAAGGGATGCTATCAAGATGCCATGAACATACTCAAGCCTCAGGGCCGAGAACTTGACTTGCTGATTGTAATACTGCCTGACAATAATGGTTCTCTTTACG GGGATCTCAAAAGGATCTGTGAGACTGATCTTGGATTGGTCTCCCAATGCTGTCTGACTAAACATGTTTTCAAGGCGAACAAGCAGCAGTATCTTGCAAATGTTGCCCTGAAAATAAATGTGAAG GTTGGGGGAAGGAATACAGTACTTGTTGATGCTTTGACAAGGAGAATCCCTCTTGTCAGTGACGTACCAACTATTATCTTTGGTGCTGATGTGACCCATCCCCATCCTGGGGAAGATTCTAGTCCTTCCATTGCAGCT GTTGTTGCTTCTCAGGACTGGCCTGAGGTTACCAAGTATGCAGGATTAGTGAGTGCTCAAGCCCATCGCCAAGAATTGATACAGGATCTTTACAAAGTATATCAAGATCCCCAAAGGGGATCTGTCCCTGGTGGCATGGTCAG GGAACTTCTCATTTCTTTCTGGCGGGCAACTGGACAGAAACCAAAGAGGATCATATTCTACAG GGATGGTGTTAGTGAGGGACAGTTCTACCAAGTTCTGTTGTATGAACTTGATGCCATTAGAAGG GCCTGTGCATCATTGGAGTCGGATTACCAGCCTCCAGTTACTTTTGTTGTGGTCCAGAAGCGTCATCACACTAGGTTGTTTGCTAATAATCGCAATGACCCACGTGCTGTTGATAAAAGTGGAAACATACTGCCTG GTACTGTGGTGGACTCAAAGATCTGCCATCCAACTGAATTTGATTTCTACCTCTGTAGCCATGCTGGCATTCAG GGAACAAGCCGCCCTGCCCATTATCATGTTCTGTGGGATGAAAACAAATTTACCGCTGATGGGTTGCAAACTCTCACCAACAACCTGTGTTACAC GTATGCTAGGTGCACTCGCTCAGTATCAATCG TACCTCCTGCGTACTATGCTCACCTGGCAGCCTTCCGAGCTCGCTTCTACATGGAGCCGGATACCACTGACAGTGGGTCTATGGCGAGCGGTGCTACGCCAAGCCGTGGCCCTCCACCAGAGGCACGCAACACCAGGGCTGGTGTTGGGAATGTTGCTGTGAGGCCATTACCTGCCCTCATGGAAAACGTGAAGCGCGTCATGTTCTACTGCTAA